CACTCCCCTGCTACCTTTGATCTTCGGCAGCACTGCCCATGCGCCAGGTCTGCGCTGGCTCAGAAGCCATTTCCAAGCCTCTTTGTTCATAAGCGGCATATCAACAGAGGATATGATCCATGCACTGTCAGGCGACCACCGGAAGGCGCTCAGCATTCCCGCGAGTGGTCCGTGTACACCTGGTACATCGGCCAGCCTGTCTGCTGCGTACAGACTTCCGGAGATCTGTCCTGAGCCAAGCAAGACCGTCTTTTCTGAAACATCAGAAAGCACGCCAAAAGACCTTGTTGCCAATGTTCTGCCCTTTATCTTCAGAAGTGATTTGGTCTGCCCCATGCGAGAGCTCGATCCGCCGATCAGCAAACCTGCCTTTACCGGCCGCCGTGTATGGTACCGTTCCAGTTCCAGCAGGATATGATCAAGGGTTCTGACGTGATATTGAGGATCATCCCTGAACACGATCAGCCTCTTGTCTGCCCCTGATCTCCTGCCGCTCCCTCCTGAAGTATTTGTCTGCAGCCAAATGCCGGGGACATTCACATCCTTATGCCCCTCAACAAGTATCAGATCCAGCCCGGAAGGGAATCTCGCAATTCGTTCAGCAAGGGACATAGCACCGCTCCGGTATCGCGCAAAGCCCTGGACGTCATCATGAGCAGAAACGAAATCAGCTCCTGCGCGATATAAAAGGTCTGTGTCCTTTCCCCGCATATCGATCTTCAGCTTATGATGAATATGCTTGAGGATGCCGATAGAAAGACCCTGCTTTCTTAATGCAGGAAGCAACTTTCGTATAAGCGTTGTCTTTCCTGAGCCTGAGTAGCCGGCAATGCCTATGACACAGGTTGCTTTCATGTATTCCGGACGATGCAGCATTTCTCAATTCGGGAGGGGGGAAACATATCCGTGGTCCTGCAGAGGGTCATCAGCCGGATTTTCCAGACATCCTTCTTGTCGTCGATAATAAGAGAGTTTTCTTGCCGGCCATGTTCTAAACTACCACAAAGTCCGGAACGGTAACAAATAAAAAAGGCCCCGATAGTATCGGGGCCTTTTTGTAATACGGGAAGGTATTCTTAGAAGAACATCTTCTGGTTGATCAGGATGCCAAGCGCTACAAGAAGCGCATAGATCGCAAGAGACTCGATCATGGCGAGACCGATGATCAGGGTCGTTGTGATCTTGCCGGAAGCTCCAGGGTTTCTTGCGATACCCTCGGTAGCACCCTTCAGACCCATACCCTGGCCAATGCCTGTGCCAAGAGCAGCGATACCGATCGCGATGCCTGCAGCAAGCGCTGCCACTCCCTTGCCTGAACCTGAATCCGCAGCCTTTGCTGCAGCCGGCGCAGCTTCTTCAACAGCGAAGACAGCTACCGGAGCGAGCAGACAGATAACAGCGAATGTGAGCAGTGCGAGTGAAAGAATTTTTTTCATGTTGTTCTTTCCTCCTTTCTTAAAGACTTTGATTTAATGTGCCTCTTCAACGGCACCAGCGAGATACAATGTCGTAAGCAGCGTGAAAACAAAGGCCTGAATAACGCTGACCAGAGAGCCGAGCGCCAGGATGAGCGTCGGAACCAGCCAGGGTGAAAGTCCTGCGAGTACGAGCAGGATGATATGCTTTGCCACCATGTTGCCGAAGAGCCTGACCGAAAGGGTGACCGGTCTGACCAGATGACCGATCAGCTCAATGATAAATATGAGCATCATGAGCGGCAGTGCCGGAAGCGACCGGATAGGTCCGAGGAAGTGTTTGAAATAGCCGATGCCGTGGACCCTAAGGCCATACACATGCGTTGCAAGAAAGATCGGCACAGCCAGGGCAACGTTATTGTTGATATTACTGGTCGGAGAGTAGAACCCCGGAATAAGTCCCATGAAATTGCAGACAGCAACATAGAGGGCAACCGTGCCTATGAGGGGAAAGAAATGCTTTGCCCAGTGATGGCCTATGTTTTCTTCACAGAGGCTGAGCACCCCTTCTGCAATGGTCTCCATAAAGTTCTGCAGACCGGTCGGAACAAGTTTCATGGATCTGTTGACCAGGAAAGCAGTTACGATCAGGATGAGAGACGCAAGGAATGCATAAGAAACATAGTGTGGAACCGTATGAACATTTATGAAGATATCAGACAACAGTTTTTCTTCGTGCATTAAAATCTCCTTGGGAGAAAAGTAGGGTAATATTACCTAAGAAAAATGCGAGAAGTCAAGGATTTGCAACGGTTTTATAGGCCCATAAGAAATAATGATGCATGCAAAAATCTTGCATTTTTTATTTCAAAAGTGTATTAATAATTGTAATTAACAGAATACCTTCCTACTCTAAGGATGACAGGAAAATTGATGGCAAAAGATAAAGTAAAAAAGGACCTCAGTGATGAAGAGAAACAGAGCCTTCCTCTTTATCCGATCGGTATTGTTGCTGAGTTGATCGGCACGACCGATCAGACACTCAGACTATATGAGAAGCATGGCCTGATCAAACCGGCGCGCAGGAACAAGAACCGTTTTTATTCAGAGAATAACATCAAGTGGCTGCGGTGCCTCAGGGATCTGATTCATAACCAGAAGATCAGCATTGAAGGCATCAAGAAGCTCCTTGATTATGCGCCCTGCTGGGAGATCAACAGCTGCCCTGAGGAGCGGAAGGGCAAGTGCTCTGCATACATAGACAAGACCAAGCCCTGTTGGGAACTGAACCGGATGATCTGCAATACTGAATCAGGACGGATCTGCGAAGACTGCGTCGTCTTTCTCTCCAGGCAAGCAAAAAAGAAATAAGGGTTAGTGTCCCGGCTGTTTCACGCCAAGTGAAGCAGGCCTGAAG
The window above is part of the Nitrospirota bacterium genome. Proteins encoded here:
- the mobB gene encoding molybdopterin-guanine dinucleotide biosynthesis protein B; translated protein: MKATCVIGIAGYSGSGKTTLIRKLLPALRKQGLSIGILKHIHHKLKIDMRGKDTDLLYRAGADFVSAHDDVQGFARYRSGAMSLAERIARFPSGLDLILVEGHKDVNVPGIWLQTNTSGGSGRRSGADKRLIVFRDDPQYHVRTLDHILLELERYHTRRPVKAGLLIGGSSSRMGQTKSLLKIKGRTLATRSFGVLSDVSEKTVLLGSGQISGSLYAADRLADVPGVHGPLAGMLSAFRWSPDSAWIISSVDMPLMNKEAWKWLLSQRRPGAWAVLPKIKGSRGVETTGAVYEPMIVEHVESMAADGMVSLQDIAKHKKVITPMIPESLSHAWTNVNTPGEWGKVLRHI
- a CDS encoding ATP synthase F0 subunit C; this encodes MKKILSLALLTFAVICLLAPVAVFAVEEAAPAAAKAADSGSGKGVAALAAGIAIGIAALGTGIGQGMGLKGATEGIARNPGASGKITTTLIIGLAMIESLAIYALLVALGILINQKMFF
- the atpB gene encoding F0F1 ATP synthase subunit A; amino-acid sequence: MHEEKLLSDIFINVHTVPHYVSYAFLASLILIVTAFLVNRSMKLVPTGLQNFMETIAEGVLSLCEENIGHHWAKHFFPLIGTVALYVAVCNFMGLIPGFYSPTSNINNNVALAVPIFLATHVYGLRVHGIGYFKHFLGPIRSLPALPLMMLIFIIELIGHLVRPVTLSVRLFGNMVAKHIILLVLAGLSPWLVPTLILALGSLVSVIQAFVFTLLTTLYLAGAVEEAH
- a CDS encoding MerR family transcriptional regulator gives rise to the protein MAKDKVKKDLSDEEKQSLPLYPIGIVAELIGTTDQTLRLYEKHGLIKPARRNKNRFYSENNIKWLRCLRDLIHNQKISIEGIKKLLDYAPCWEINSCPEERKGKCSAYIDKTKPCWELNRMICNTESGRICEDCVVFLSRQAKKK